A region of Apus apus isolate bApuApu2 chromosome 14, bApuApu2.pri.cur, whole genome shotgun sequence DNA encodes the following proteins:
- the LOC127390759 gene encoding cytochrome b-c1 complex subunit 2, mitochondrial, translating into MKGFPVVARSLSKRLYSLKVAPKVRTSAAADRVKLSPESEDLEITKLPNGLIIASLENFSPASRIGVFIKAGSRYETATNLGTAHLLRLASSLTTKGASSFRITRGIEAVGGSLSVYSTREKMTYSVECLRDYVDTVMEYLLNVTTAPEFRPWEVTDLQPQLKVDKAVAFQNPQVGVLENLHAAAYKNALANSLYCPDYKVGKITSEQLHHFVQNNFTSSRMALVGIGVKHSDLKQVAEHFLNIRSGAGISSAKAVYRGGEIREQNGDSLVHAAVVTEGAAVGSAEANAFSVLQHVLGAGPLIKRGSNATSKLSQGIAKVTTQPFDASAFNVNYSDSGLFGVYTISQASNAGEVIKAALNQMKAVAQGGVTDDDVTKAKNQLKATYLMSVETAEGLLNEIGSESLVSGTHSSPSAVAQKIDSVTTADVVNAAKKFVSGKKSMAASGDLGNTPFLDEL; encoded by the exons ATGAAGGGATTCCCAGTGGTCGCGCGTTCCCTCTCG AAGAGACTTTACTCACTGAAAGTAGCTCCTAAAGTCAGaacctcagcagctgcagaccGAGTGAAATTATCTCCAGAGTCTGAGGATCTTGAG ATTACAAAATTGCCAAATGGCTTAATTATTGCATCTCTGGaaaatttttctcctgcttcaaGAATTGGTGTGTTTATTAAAGCAGGCAGCAGATATGAAACTGCCACTAACTTGGGAACTGCTCACTTGCTTCGCCTTGCATCTAGTTTG actaCTAAAGGAGCATCTTCTTTCCGTATTACTCGTGGCATTGAAGCTGTTGGGGGTAGCCTAAG tGTGTACTcaacaagagagaaaatgacTTACTCTGTTGAATGCCTGCGTGACTATGT TGACACAGTAATGGAGTACCTTCTTAATGTCACCACAGCACCAGAGTTCAGGCCATGGGAAGTGACTGATCTTCAGCCACAATTAAAAGTTGACAAAGCAGTCGCATTTCAGAATCCTCAAGTTg GAGTGCTGGAAAACTTGCATGCTGCAGCTTATAAGAATGCTTTGGCAAACTCCTTGTATTGTCCAGATTACAAAGTtggaaaaattacttctgagCAG CTTCACCATTTTGTACAGAACAATTTCACGAGTTCGAGAATGGCTCTTGTAGGAATCG GTGTAAAGCACTCTGACTTAAAGCAAGTTGCAGAGCACTTCCTAAATATCCGCAGTGGAGCTGGTATTTCCAGTGCCAAGGCTGTCTATCGAGGAG gagAAATCAGAGAACAGAATGGTGATAGCCTCGTCCATGCTGCTGTTGTAAcagaaggagctgctgttggGAGTGCAGAAGCAAATGCGTTCAGTGTTCTTCAGCATGTTTTAGGTGCTGGACCCCTCATCAAGAGGGGAAGCAATGCCACCAGCAAACTGTCCCAGGGTATTGCTAAAGTAACTACCCAGCCATTTGAT GCTTCTGCATTTAATGTTAATTACTCTGATTCTGGGCTCTTTGGGGTTTACACCATATCCCAGGCTTCAAATGCTGGGGAG GTCATTAAAGCTGCTTTGAACCAGATGAAGGCAGTTGCTCAGGGCGGTGTCACTGATGACGATGTCACAAAGGCAAA AAATCAGCTGAAAGCCACATATTTGATGTCAGTGGAGACTGCAGAAGGGTTACTGAATGAAATTGGCTCCGAGTCATTGGTTTCTGGCACACACTCATCACCATCTGCTGTTGCTCAAAAAATCGACTCTGTAACCACTGCTGATGTTGTGAAT GCTGCAAAGAAGTTTGTCAGTGGGAAGAAATCGATGGCAGCTAGTGGAGATTTGGGAAATACTCCTTTTCTTGATGAATTGTAA
- the CRYM gene encoding ketimine reductase mu-crystallin isoform X2 yields the protein MGSNLPVFIGAEEVEKHLQRASLLLPALEAALANFSAGAAGGVVQPVRTVVPVHRHGGFLGVMPAYSAVDDALTTKLVTFYEHKKDSSVPSHQATVLLFDPRNGSLKAVIDGSVITAKRTAAVSAIATKLLMPPFAEVLCILGAGVQAYSHYDIFMELFTFKEVRIWNRTKEKAVKFASSVHGPVQVCASAQEAVTGADVIVTVTMATAPILFGDWVKPGAHINAVGASRPDWRELDDELMKNSVLFVDSREAALTESGDVILSGAEIFAELGEVVKGTKPALPEKTTVFKSLGMAVEDTVAAKFVYDSWSAGN from the exons ATGGGCTCCAACCTGCCCGTCTTCATCGGCGCCGAGGAGGTGGAGAAGCACCTGCAGCGCGCCAGCCTCCTGCTCCCGGCGCTGGAGGCGGCCCTGGCCAACTTCTCGGCCGGCGCGGCGGGAGGCGTCGTGCAGCCCGTGCGCACCGTGGTGCCGGTGCACCGGCACGGCGG GTTCCTAGGAGTGATGCCAGCTTACAGTGCTGTGGATGATGCTCTGACAACGAAGTTGGTGACTTTTTATGAGCACAAGAAGGATTCTTCTGTCCCTTCTCACCAAGCAACTGTCCTCTTATTTGACCCAAGAAATGGCAGTTTAAAAGCT gtcatAGATGGCAGTGTCATTACAGCAAAACGAACAGCTGCAGTTTCTGCAATTGCTACCAAG CTGTTAATGCCACCTTTTGCAGAAGTGCTGTGTATTTTGGGAGCTGGTGTTCAAGCTTATAGCCATTATGATATCTTCATGGAGCTGTTCACATTTAAAGAG GTCAGGATATGGAATCGCACCAAAGAGAAAGCGGTGAAGTTTGCTAGTTCAGTTCATGGCCCAGTGCAGGTCTGTGCTTCTGCTCAGGAGGCAGTTACTGGGGCTGATGTGATTGTAACAGTCACTATGGCAACAGCACCAATTTTATTTGGAGACTGGGTAAAACCAGGTGCCCATATCAATG CTGTTGGAGCAAGCAGACCAGACTGGAGAGAACTGGATGATGAACTGATGAAGAATTCTGTTCTGTTTGTGGATTCCAGAGAGGCTGCTCTCACAGAATCAGGAGATGTTATATTATCAGGG GCAGAGATTTTTGCTGAGCTGGGAGAGGTAGTGAAGGGTACAAAACCAGCCCTGCCTGAGAAAACAACAGTGTTTAAATCACTGG gAATGGCAGTTGAAGATACAGTAGCAGCAAAATTTGTTTATGATTCATGGTCAGCTGGTAACTGA
- the CRYM gene encoding ketimine reductase mu-crystallin isoform X1 encodes MPAYSAVDDALTTKLVTFYEHKKDSSVPSHQATVLLFDPRNGSLKAVIDGSVITAKRTAAVSAIATKLLMPPFAEVLCILGAGVQAYSHYDIFMELFTFKEVRIWNRTKEKAVKFASSVHGPVQVCASAQEAVTGADVIVTVTMATAPILFGDWVKPGAHINAVGASRPDWRELDDELMKNSVLFVDSREAALTESGDVILSGAEIFAELGEVVKGTKPALPEKTTVFKSLGMAVEDTVAAKFVYDSWSAGN; translated from the exons ATGCCAGCTTACAGTGCTGTGGATGATGCTCTGACAACGAAGTTGGTGACTTTTTATGAGCACAAGAAGGATTCTTCTGTCCCTTCTCACCAAGCAACTGTCCTCTTATTTGACCCAAGAAATGGCAGTTTAAAAGCT gtcatAGATGGCAGTGTCATTACAGCAAAACGAACAGCTGCAGTTTCTGCAATTGCTACCAAG CTGTTAATGCCACCTTTTGCAGAAGTGCTGTGTATTTTGGGAGCTGGTGTTCAAGCTTATAGCCATTATGATATCTTCATGGAGCTGTTCACATTTAAAGAG GTCAGGATATGGAATCGCACCAAAGAGAAAGCGGTGAAGTTTGCTAGTTCAGTTCATGGCCCAGTGCAGGTCTGTGCTTCTGCTCAGGAGGCAGTTACTGGGGCTGATGTGATTGTAACAGTCACTATGGCAACAGCACCAATTTTATTTGGAGACTGGGTAAAACCAGGTGCCCATATCAATG CTGTTGGAGCAAGCAGACCAGACTGGAGAGAACTGGATGATGAACTGATGAAGAATTCTGTTCTGTTTGTGGATTCCAGAGAGGCTGCTCTCACAGAATCAGGAGATGTTATATTATCAGGG GCAGAGATTTTTGCTGAGCTGGGAGAGGTAGTGAAGGGTACAAAACCAGCCCTGCCTGAGAAAACAACAGTGTTTAAATCACTGG gAATGGCAGTTGAAGATACAGTAGCAGCAAAATTTGTTTATGATTCATGGTCAGCTGGTAACTGA